Proteins from one Triticum aestivum cultivar Chinese Spring chromosome 7A, IWGSC CS RefSeq v2.1, whole genome shotgun sequence genomic window:
- the LOC100125710 gene encoding SPX domain-containing membrane protein OsI_21475, with protein MVRFGKKLTADQVPEWRGYYINYKLMKKKVKQYGQQLQQGEKDRRRVLKDFSKMLDDQIETIVLFLLEQQGRLASRIEKLGKQRAILAEQPDISAIAELREAYREVGLDLIKLLKFVDLNATGIRKILKKFDKRFSYRFTDYYVSSRSNHPYSQLQQVFKHVGVGAVVGALSRNLADLQERQGSYLSIYDQPASALKDPIIDMINSSVDKLTRSTNFLRFLGQHALIAQEESPSTAGEEEIEDQKYHFVSLMLNLVNTFLYMVNTYIIVPTADDYSVSLGAASTVCGVVIGSMAVAQVFSSVYFSAWSNKSYFKPLVFSSIVLFLGNVCYAMAYDTKSLTVLIVGRLLCGLGSARAVNRRYISDCVPARIRMQASAGFVSASALGMACGPALAGLLQWRFKIYMVTFSQSTLPGWLMAVAWLVYLVWLCISFKEPNRATEADDTQHNRASGQSVDIGQVENGLAQPLLGDSESKQNEDDDDDEEDDSEESPQDSRKPATSIGSAYRLLTPSVKVQLLIYFMLKYAMEILLSESSVITNHYFNWNTSSVAIFLAILGLTVLPINAVVGTYISNMFEDRQLLMASQITLLVGIIFSFKVTSTYSVIQYVASALITFVSAEVLEGVNLSLLSSVMSSRLSRGTYNGGLLSTEAGTLARVVADCTITAAGYLGIGSLLNVTLLPSLVICAASIACTFLTYNSLF; from the exons TTACTATATAAACtacaagctgatgaagaagaaagtaAAACAATATGGGCAGCAGCTCCAACAGGGAGAGAAAGACCGTCGCCGTGTTCTCAAGGATTTCTCCAAGATGCTTGATGATCAG ATAGAGACGATTGTCTTATTTCTGTTGGAGCAACAAGGAAGGCTGGCAAGCAGGATAGAAAAGCTAGGAAAGCAAAGGGCTATACTAGCAGAACAGCCAGATATATCTGCCATTGCTGAGTTACGAGAAGCTTATAGAGAAGTTGGTCTGGATCTTATCAAACTTCTCAAATTTGTCGATCTGAATGCAACTGGCATTaggaaaattttgaagaagtttgaTAAACGCTTCAGTTACAGATTTACTGATTACTACGTGTCAAGTAGATCAAATCACCCTTATTCTCAGCTACAGCAGGTCTTCAAGCATGTG GGTGTAGGAGCTGTTGTGGGAGCCTTGTCGCGTAACCTTGCTGACCTTCAGGAGCGTCAAGGAAGTTATTTATCAATTTATGACCAACCAGCTTCTGCTCTTAAG GACCCAATCATTGATATGATCAATTCATCGGTGGATAAACTGACACGATCAACTAACTTTCTACGGTTTTTGGGGCAACATGCCCTAATTGCGCAAGAGGAGTCTCCTAGTACTGCAGGAGAGGAAGAAATAGAAGATCAAAAATACCATTTCGTGTCCCTTATGCTAAATTTGGTGAACACATTCCTTTACATGGTCAACACATACATCATTGTGCCAACTGCAGATGACTATTCAGTGAGCCTTGGGGCTGCTTCTACTGTTTGTGGTGTTGTTATTGGTTCAATGGCCGTTGCACAAGTATTTTCTTCAGTGTACTTCAGTGCATGGTCCAACAAGTCATATTTTAAACCACTTGTTTTCAGCAGTATTGTTCTTTTCTTGGGTAATGTCTGCTATGCAATGGCTTATGATACGAAGTCCCTGACAGTCCTTATTGTTGGCCGCCTACTCTGTGG GTTGGGTTCTGCAAGAGCTGTCAATCGCCGGTACATTAGTGATTGTGTCCCTGCAAGGATACGTATGCAAGCTTCAGCAGGATTCGTAAGCGCAAGTGCACTTGGCATGGCTTGTGGGCCAGCGCTGGCTGGTTTACTTCAGTGGAGATTTAAAATCTACATGGTTACCTTCAGTCAGTCGACTCTACCTGGTTGGTTGATGGCAGTTGCATGGCTAGTGTACTTAGTTTGGCTATGCATCTCATTCAAGGAACCAAATCGTGCCACCGAGGCAGATGATACCCAACATAATCGTGCTTCTG GACAAAGTGTGGATATTGGGCAAGTTGAAAATGGACTTGCACAGCCATTGCTTGGAGATTCTGAAAGCAAACAAaacgaagatgatgatgatgatgaagaagatgatagTGAAGAGTCTCCACAGGATTCTCGCAAGCCTGCAACTTCGATTGGTTCAGCATACAGATTGCTCACTCCATCAGTAAAG GTTCAATTGTTAATATACTTCATGCTCAAATACGCGATGGAGATTTTACTTTCTGAATCAAGTGTTATTACCAATCACTATTTCAATTGGAACACGAGCTCAGTGGCAATATTTCTGGCAATTCTTGGGTTGACAGTGCTTCCTATTAACGCTGTTGTTGGAACATATATCAGCAACATGTTTGAGGACAG GCAGCTCTTGATGGCTTCTCAAATTACATTGCTAGTGGGCATTATTTTCAGCTTCAAAGTCACGAGTACATACTCTGTTATCCAGTATGTTGCCTCAGCGCTCATTACATTTGTGTCTGCTGAAGTTCTTGAAG GTGTCAACCTTTCCCTCCTGTCGAGCGTGATGTCGTCCCGCCTATCCCGGGGCACATACAACGGCGGACTCCTATCGACGGAGGCAGGCACCCTGGCGAGGGTGGTAGCCGACTGCACCATCACCGCAGCGGGGTACCTGGGCATCGGGAGCCTCCTCAACGTCACCCTACTGCCCTCCCTGGTGATCTGTGCCGCATCAATTGCATGCACCTTCTTGACCTACAATTCCCTCTTCTAA